The genomic DNA GTAATTTTGGTAGTGCACAGACGCTGCCTCATTCGGATGGTCGTACTAACTAATCAGTGAACAAGAGCGTCTCGCGAATATCGCAGAGAATGAAAAGCTGCTACAAGAACTAGGCattggcggcggcggcagtTCCGTACTAGGCACGGTACCTCAGAAACGCAACGTAGGCGaagcggcacggcgccaGCGCAAACGGACACAGATCGAGACAAGGCCGACGCGTGTGCAGCCGCAACGCACCAGTGCGCGTCTGCAGGGTGTCAAACCGGAGGACGACAAGTCGGATTCGTACGCGGTACGTTCTTTGCGCTCATTTCAGGAACAAGTCGCGGcagagcgcgagcgcgaaaGGAAATTGCGTACTGCGCGTCATGAGGACCTGGATCTCAAGGCGCTTGCTGGAGATTATTTGGACGAAGAGGGTACCAAGCGCCTTCGGTCGGCTTTGAGCATTCGCGACACCAAAGTTAAGGAGGAGCCCCTGGCCGAGTCGCAAACGGAGCTCGAGACACTACTGCGCTCCATGCGTCTTCAGAGTCATGCGCGCGTAGCGCAGAAGCGGATTTACTCTATGCTTTACCACCCCTCGCAGGACAAGGACCTGATCTTTACGGGAGACCAGGAAGGTGTACTTGGCGTGTGGGACGCTCGGGCTCCTAGTGATGAAGACGCCGAACAGGATGGTTTGCCGGCTGGCTCGTCCTTTGCACTCCAGCTTCATGCGCGTTCGGCTGTTGGATGCCTGCGCATGGATCCTGCCAATCAGGACCGCTTGTACTCGAGCTCGTACGATGCCAGTATCCGCACTTTTTCCCTGTCGACTGGCGTAAGCACCGAACTGTGGGCTGCTCCGCCCGAtgtgcagctcggcgagttTGATATCCTGGCGCCGCAGAGCCAGGCTGCTGCTGTTACAGCAACCCCTGCCCCGCAACTGGACGAACGCAGCCTGTGGATGGCAGATCACCGCGGAGGCCTGCTGCA from Malassezia japonica chromosome 1, complete sequence includes the following:
- a CDS encoding uncharacterized protein (COG:S; EggNog:ENOG503NVA8); the encoded protein is MDSAYEQERLANIAENEKLLQELGIGGGGSSVLGTVPQKRNVGEAARRQRKRTQIETRPTRVQPQRTSARLQGVKPEDDKSDSYAEQVAAERERERKLRTARHEDLDLKALAGDYLDEEGTKRLRSALSIRDTKVKEEPLAESQTELETLLRSMRLQSHARVAQKRIYSMLYHPSQDKDLIFTGDQEGVLGVWDARAPSDEDAEQDGLPAGSSFALQLHARSAVGCLRMDPANQDRLYSSSYDASIRTFSLSTGVSTELWAAPPDVQLGEFDILAPQSQAAAVTATPAPQLDERSLWMADHRGGLLHLDIRSKAPTVRRWQLCEKKIGGMSVNPAAPHCIATASNDRTMRLFDVRMLKTVPETPDAPAKPGPEELDEMEALYGKVQLDSLEKKMACTSIDFSPNGEYLAGVCYNDTLSIWNLEPAWLSLDAAPSISSQKARRPPKGAAKSGKLTDWLKPEVPEPTSLRERPKRLLAHPHEMIHNNQTGKWVTLFRAADGHRKWVGPLRALGTA